A window of Shumkonia mesophila genomic DNA:
GGCCGTTCCCGCCGGCGTCCTGGCGGCGGAATTCCCGTCCCGCGGCATCGAATTCGTCGCCGGCTACACGCCGGGCGGCGGCCACGACATCATGCTGCGTACCATGCAGAAGATCATCCAGGAGGAGAAGATCATCGCCGTGCCGATCATGGTGGTGAACAAACCGGGTGGCGCAGGCGCGGTGTCGCTGGGCTACCTCAACGGCCACAAGGGTGACGGCCATTTCCTGATGGCCTCGACGTCGTCCTTCATCACGACGCCGCTGACCTCCAACATCGGCCTCAACTACAAGAACTACACCCCGATCGCCCGCCTGGGCATCGACCCCGAGCTGCTGCTGGTGAACGCCAACTCGCCCCTGAAATCGCTGAAGGATATTGCGGCGTCCGCCAAGGTGCTGAACGTCGGCGGTACCGGCAAGGGCGGCATCGAGCAGATCGTTACCATCCAGTTCGCCAAGGCGCTGGGCAAGAAGCTGAACTACATCCCCTTCCAGAGCGACGGTGAAGTGGTCACCGCCCTGCTCAGCAACCAAGTCGATTTCATCGTCAGCAATCCGGGCTCTGCCGGCGACTTCATCACCACCAAGCAGTTCACGGCGCTCGGCATCACC
This region includes:
- a CDS encoding Bug family tripartite tricarboxylate transporter substrate binding protein, giving the protein MKHTRLLTCAVAGAIALAVPAGVLAAEFPSRGIEFVAGYTPGGGHDIMLRTMQKIIQEEKIIAVPIMVVNKPGGAGAVSLGYLNGHKGDGHFLMASTSSFITTPLTSNIGLNYKNYTPIARLGIDPELLLVNANSPLKSLKDIAASAKVLNVGGTGKGGIEQIVTIQFAKALGKKLNYIPFQSDGEVVTALLSNQVDFIVSNPGSAGDFITTKQFTALGITTEKRAQTLPDVPTFKEQGYDITLSLFRGVVAAGDIGPAEKKYLADMMKKLSDSPAWKTTYLEKNRVEPAFLGPDEYAAFLAKMNEVYRASMTELGIIK